From the Solanum lycopersicum chromosome 10, SLM_r2.1 genome, one window contains:
- the LOC101268724 gene encoding BTB/POZ domain-containing protein At1g04390 isoform X1 encodes MRSSSSSKQAADNSRGINGHILTLHQRLYHALNLGTRCCDDKGQKWHYSDIETQRLVVRSVDAFLDSISAESLQHQVVKESVGDIVGAVGSILASKSEATMRLASDVAVKIVRMIPSSMLQPHFSNLIHSLSSLLSFRELRVAISCASALNLILANLTSKREKEVWEILKSTNVVGDLVENVKGYSTENKATEYFQEMASLLSKILWRWPPSRFHVWTDKKLFSTLDTVKLNPDRSIKVAVMQLFSALALCGNGTNKLLEDGEGLVKIMVDSLDSSNPYTVQIEGLRLAQCLMTNEQGCSKIIKLSCEPIVKAIITLMSNWSLDAGKLAKGQMSILVEACRLALITHWEGDHHFYFWKAGVDRVLLRLITGNSDTTQQSLQSLSLQEQIIKLEEVVDTDVLLPLRPFVWDILGCLTANCMEDFFPKMHGNETVFNVLVVCACLAFVDSILTSRQISQGNACHSSESEPASRAVLMMIYSPSKYISSKTRFILSEVLALKGKDYVGYLLDSLKATSSGNKFGIPSNFRLVINLTSLACYSALPKYQKHLIQHGGIDILSSFISWWFDNPVHLNRSSVATHVQNGFSGRTCCWPSPEDWEGEDMLLLFGLVALAELINVENCCGIFQNQMDLRAAFIRDLQEICINNSYSGPRWYAAYILRHLGLYGFPSKFGREFRELLTDNEHSDVELIIKNQEPVRVHGVILLVRCPSLLPPEELLKEKAFDSSFKQDSDSCNRLITKVRLSAHVDCQSLTKLLEYIYSGSFEAGEDLVKKLKILAKHCNLQSLVQLLCGSNLKWGTPFPSFDFTSALEPAGRNFSDIILEAETSGSSNQDCSYCSISVLHLHVHKVILWPSCEYLRALFQSGMQESHSLTIKVPVCWDSLVKLVSWFYSGELPRPISGCLWDNLSKEEKLSELEPYVELCSLAQFWLLEDLHEKCFKLIVSILDSCQYLSIKIIQMAANLNQWKLVEVAAEYLAPMYHHLRNSREFDALDEHLIEIIRAASVQFSQRNGHLVTLT; translated from the exons ATGAGGTCGTCGTCTTCTTCAAAGCAAGCTGCAGATAACAGTCGTGGTATTAATGGTCACATCTTGACTCTTCATCAACGCCTTTATCATGCTCTCAATCTCGGCACTAG ATGTTGCGATGACAAGGGTCAAAAGTGGCACTATTCTGATATTGAGACACAAAGACTTGTGGTTCGTTCAGTTGATGCATTTCTTGATAGTATATCTGCTGAATCATTACAACACCAAGTTGTGAAG GAATCAGTTGGTGACATTGTTGGAGCTGTAGGAAGTATTCTAGCATCAAAAAGTGAAGCCACAATGAGACTGGCCTCAGATGTTGCTGTTAAGATCGTCCGCATGATACCAAGTTCAATGCTGCAGCCTCACTTTTCCAATCTCATTCATTCTTTGTCATCCTTGTTAAGTTTCCGGGAATTACGAGTCGCCATATCTTGTGCCTCGgccttgaatttgattttggcAAATCTGACTTCTAAAAGAGAGAAAGAGGTATGGGAGATCTTAAAATCAACAAATGTGGTTGGTGATCTAGTTGAAAATGTAAAAGGATACTCCACTGAAAATAAAGCAACTGAGTATTTTCAAGAGATGGCTTCTCTGCTAAGTAAAATTTTGTGGCGTTGGCCTCCTTCTCGGTTTCATGTTTGGACTGATAAGAAATTGTTTAGTACCTTGGATACTGTCAAGCTCAACCCTGACCGCTCCATCAAAGTTGCTGTTATGCAGCTATTTTCTGCTTTAG CTCTATGCGGCAATGGAACTAATAAGCTTTTGGAGGATGGAGAAGGTCTTGTAAAAATTATGGTGGACAGTTTGGACAGTTCAAACCCGTATACCGTCCAGATAGAGGGATTAAGACTTGCTCAATGTTTAATG ACAAATGAACAAGGATGTTCAAAGATTATTAAATTGTCTTGTGAGCCTATTGTGAAAGCCATTATTACCTTAATGAGTAACTGGAGTTTGGATGCTGGAAAGCTTGCTAAGGGCCAAATGTCCATACTAGTCGAGGCATGTCGTTTAGCTCTGATCACTCATTGGGAAGGGGACCACCACTTCTATTTTTGGAAGGCAGGAGTTGATAGGGTTCTTCTTAGACTTATCACAGGAAATTCTGACACAACTCAGCAGTCTCTACAAAGCTTATCTCTACAAGAACAAATCATCAAGTTAGAAGAGGTCGTTGATACAGATGTTCTTCTTCCACTGAGACCGTTTGTTTGGGATATCCTTGGATGCCTCACAGCAAATTGTATGGAAGATTTCTTCCCAAAGATGCATGGAAATGAGACCGTGTTTAATGTTCTCGTTGTTTGTGCATG CTTGGCCTTCGTGGACTCGATCCTCACCTCTCGCCAAATTTCCCAAGGGAATGCTTGTCATTCATCAGAGAGTGAACCAGCATCTAGAGCAGTCCTTATGATGATTTATTCTCCCAGCAAGTACATTTCTTCCAAAACAAGATTCATACTATCTGAAGTTCTGGCACTGAAGGGAAAAGACTATGTGGGATATTTACTGGATAGTTTGAAAGCCACATCTTCTGGAAACAAGTTTGGAATACCGAGTAACTTTAGACTTGTCATAAACTTGACAAGTCTGGCATGTTATTCAGCTCTGCCAAAATATCAGAAGCATTTAATTCAGCATGGAGGAATAGACATTCTGTCGAGCTTCATTAGTTGGTGGTTTGACAATCCTGTCCACCTAAATAGATCTAGTGTGGCAACTCATGTGCAAAACGGTTTCAGTGGAAGGACTTGTTGCTGGCCTTCTCCAGAAGATTGGGAAGGTGAAgatatgcttttactttttggaCTTGTGGCTCTTGCTGAATTGATAAATGTGGAAAATTGCTGTGGCATCTTTCAGAATCAGATGGATTTGCGAGCTGCTTTTATAAGAGATCTCCAGGAGATCTGCATAAACAATTCTTACTCCGGACCACGATGGTACGCTGCTTATATTCTTCGCCATCTTGGATTATATGGTTTTCCAAGTAAGTTTGGGAGAGAATTTCGGGAGCTCCTTACTGACAATGAGCATTCTGATGTGGAACTTATCATTAAAAATCAGGAACCTGTGCGTGTCCATGGTGTTATTCTTCTGGTTAGATGCCCATCACTATTACCTCCTGAAGAATTGCTTAAAGAGAAAGCATTTGATTCTTCTTTTAAGCAGGACTCAGATTCATGCAATAGGTTAATCACCAAAGTTCGCCTCTCAGCTCATGTTGATTGCCAGTCATTGACGAAGTTATTAGAGTATATTTATTCGGGATCCTTTGAAGCTGGAGAAGACCttgtgaagaagttgaaaattttaGCCAAACATTGCAATTTACAATCTCTAGTACAATTGCTCTGTGGAAGCAATCTGAAATGGGGAACTCCATTCCCAAGCTTTGACTTTACCTCTGCTCTTGAGCCAGCTGGACGTAATTTTTC GGACATTATTTTGGAGGCTGAAACTTCGGGATCAAGTAATCAGGACTGCAGTTATTGCTCCATATCTGTTTTACACCTGCATGTTCACAAAGTTATACTGTGGCCAAGTTGTGAGTACTTACGAGCCCTCTTTCAGTCAGGAATGCAAGAAAG CCATTCACTGACCATCAAGGTGCCAGTTTGTTGGGATTCCTTGGTTAAGTTAGTCAGCTGGTTCTATTCTGGTGAGTTGCCTCGACCAATATCTGGCTGTCTATGGGATAATCTGAGTAAGGAGGAAAAGCTAAGTGAACTCGAGCCCTATGTGGAACTATGTTCGCTTGCTCAATTCTGGCTCTTAGAAGACTTGcatgaaaaatgttttaaacTGATTGTATCCATTTTAGATTCCTGTCAGTACTTGTCTATAAAAATTATCCAGATGGCTGCTAACCTCAATCAATGGAAGCTAGTTGAAGTTGCAGCTGAGTATCTAGCCCCTATGTATCATCATCTACGTAACTCAAGAGAGTTTGATGCATTGGATGAGCATCTCATTGAAATTATCCGTGCTGCCTCTGTTCAGTTTTCTCAAAGAAATGGACACTTGGTCACATTGACATGA
- the LOC101268724 gene encoding BTB/POZ domain-containing protein At1g04390 isoform X2, with protein MRSSSSSKQAADNSRGINGHILTLHQRLYHALNLGTRCCDDKGQKWHYSDIETQRLVVRSVDAFLDSISAESLQHQVVKESVGDIVGAVGSILASKSEATMRLASDVAVKIVRMIPSSMLQPHFSNLIHSLSSLLSFRELRVAISCASALNLILANLTSKREKEVWEILKSTNVVGDLVENVKGYSTENKATEYFQEMASLLSKILWRWPPSRFHVWTDKKLFSTLDTVKLNPDRSIKVAVMQLFSALALCGNGTNKLLEDGEGLVKIMVDSLDSSNPYTVQIEGLRLAQCLMTNEQGCSKIIKLSCEPIVKAIITLMSNWSLDAGKLAKGQMSILVEACRLALITHWEGDHHFYFWKAGVDRVLLRLITGNSDTTQQSLQSLSLQEQIIKLEEVVDTDVLLPLRPFVWDILGCLTANCMEDFFPKMHGNETVFNVLVVCACLAFVDSILTSRQISQGNACHSSESEPASRAVLMMIYSPSKYISSKTRFILSEVLALKGKDYVGYLLDSLKATSSGNKFGIPSNFRLVINLTSLACYSALPKYQKHLIQHGGIDILSSFISWWFDNPVHLNRSSVATHVQNGFSGRTCCWPSPEDWEESDGFASCFYKRSPGDLHKQFLLRTTMEPVRVHGVILLVRCPSLLPPEELLKEKAFDSSFKQDSDSCNRLITKVRLSAHVDCQSLTKLLEYIYSGSFEAGEDLVKKLKILAKHCNLQSLVQLLCGSNLKWGTPFPSFDFTSALEPAGRNFSDIILEAETSGSSNQDCSYCSISVLHLHVHKVILWPSCEYLRALFQSGMQESHSLTIKVPVCWDSLVKLVSWFYSGELPRPISGCLWDNLSKEEKLSELEPYVELCSLAQFWLLEDLHEKCFKLIVSILDSCQYLSIKIIQMAANLNQWKLVEVAAEYLAPMYHHLRNSREFDALDEHLIEIIRAASVQFSQRNGHLVTLT; from the exons ATGAGGTCGTCGTCTTCTTCAAAGCAAGCTGCAGATAACAGTCGTGGTATTAATGGTCACATCTTGACTCTTCATCAACGCCTTTATCATGCTCTCAATCTCGGCACTAG ATGTTGCGATGACAAGGGTCAAAAGTGGCACTATTCTGATATTGAGACACAAAGACTTGTGGTTCGTTCAGTTGATGCATTTCTTGATAGTATATCTGCTGAATCATTACAACACCAAGTTGTGAAG GAATCAGTTGGTGACATTGTTGGAGCTGTAGGAAGTATTCTAGCATCAAAAAGTGAAGCCACAATGAGACTGGCCTCAGATGTTGCTGTTAAGATCGTCCGCATGATACCAAGTTCAATGCTGCAGCCTCACTTTTCCAATCTCATTCATTCTTTGTCATCCTTGTTAAGTTTCCGGGAATTACGAGTCGCCATATCTTGTGCCTCGgccttgaatttgattttggcAAATCTGACTTCTAAAAGAGAGAAAGAGGTATGGGAGATCTTAAAATCAACAAATGTGGTTGGTGATCTAGTTGAAAATGTAAAAGGATACTCCACTGAAAATAAAGCAACTGAGTATTTTCAAGAGATGGCTTCTCTGCTAAGTAAAATTTTGTGGCGTTGGCCTCCTTCTCGGTTTCATGTTTGGACTGATAAGAAATTGTTTAGTACCTTGGATACTGTCAAGCTCAACCCTGACCGCTCCATCAAAGTTGCTGTTATGCAGCTATTTTCTGCTTTAG CTCTATGCGGCAATGGAACTAATAAGCTTTTGGAGGATGGAGAAGGTCTTGTAAAAATTATGGTGGACAGTTTGGACAGTTCAAACCCGTATACCGTCCAGATAGAGGGATTAAGACTTGCTCAATGTTTAATG ACAAATGAACAAGGATGTTCAAAGATTATTAAATTGTCTTGTGAGCCTATTGTGAAAGCCATTATTACCTTAATGAGTAACTGGAGTTTGGATGCTGGAAAGCTTGCTAAGGGCCAAATGTCCATACTAGTCGAGGCATGTCGTTTAGCTCTGATCACTCATTGGGAAGGGGACCACCACTTCTATTTTTGGAAGGCAGGAGTTGATAGGGTTCTTCTTAGACTTATCACAGGAAATTCTGACACAACTCAGCAGTCTCTACAAAGCTTATCTCTACAAGAACAAATCATCAAGTTAGAAGAGGTCGTTGATACAGATGTTCTTCTTCCACTGAGACCGTTTGTTTGGGATATCCTTGGATGCCTCACAGCAAATTGTATGGAAGATTTCTTCCCAAAGATGCATGGAAATGAGACCGTGTTTAATGTTCTCGTTGTTTGTGCATG CTTGGCCTTCGTGGACTCGATCCTCACCTCTCGCCAAATTTCCCAAGGGAATGCTTGTCATTCATCAGAGAGTGAACCAGCATCTAGAGCAGTCCTTATGATGATTTATTCTCCCAGCAAGTACATTTCTTCCAAAACAAGATTCATACTATCTGAAGTTCTGGCACTGAAGGGAAAAGACTATGTGGGATATTTACTGGATAGTTTGAAAGCCACATCTTCTGGAAACAAGTTTGGAATACCGAGTAACTTTAGACTTGTCATAAACTTGACAAGTCTGGCATGTTATTCAGCTCTGCCAAAATATCAGAAGCATTTAATTCAGCATGGAGGAATAGACATTCTGTCGAGCTTCATTAGTTGGTGGTTTGACAATCCTGTCCACCTAAATAGATCTAGTGTGGCAACTCATGTGCAAAACGGTTTCAGTGGAAGGACTTGTTGCTGGCCTTCTCCAGAAGATTGGGAAG AATCAGATGGATTTGCGAGCTGCTTTTATAAGAGATCTCCAGGAGATCTGCATAAACAATTCTTACTCCGGACCACGATG GAACCTGTGCGTGTCCATGGTGTTATTCTTCTGGTTAGATGCCCATCACTATTACCTCCTGAAGAATTGCTTAAAGAGAAAGCATTTGATTCTTCTTTTAAGCAGGACTCAGATTCATGCAATAGGTTAATCACCAAAGTTCGCCTCTCAGCTCATGTTGATTGCCAGTCATTGACGAAGTTATTAGAGTATATTTATTCGGGATCCTTTGAAGCTGGAGAAGACCttgtgaagaagttgaaaattttaGCCAAACATTGCAATTTACAATCTCTAGTACAATTGCTCTGTGGAAGCAATCTGAAATGGGGAACTCCATTCCCAAGCTTTGACTTTACCTCTGCTCTTGAGCCAGCTGGACGTAATTTTTC GGACATTATTTTGGAGGCTGAAACTTCGGGATCAAGTAATCAGGACTGCAGTTATTGCTCCATATCTGTTTTACACCTGCATGTTCACAAAGTTATACTGTGGCCAAGTTGTGAGTACTTACGAGCCCTCTTTCAGTCAGGAATGCAAGAAAG CCATTCACTGACCATCAAGGTGCCAGTTTGTTGGGATTCCTTGGTTAAGTTAGTCAGCTGGTTCTATTCTGGTGAGTTGCCTCGACCAATATCTGGCTGTCTATGGGATAATCTGAGTAAGGAGGAAAAGCTAAGTGAACTCGAGCCCTATGTGGAACTATGTTCGCTTGCTCAATTCTGGCTCTTAGAAGACTTGcatgaaaaatgttttaaacTGATTGTATCCATTTTAGATTCCTGTCAGTACTTGTCTATAAAAATTATCCAGATGGCTGCTAACCTCAATCAATGGAAGCTAGTTGAAGTTGCAGCTGAGTATCTAGCCCCTATGTATCATCATCTACGTAACTCAAGAGAGTTTGATGCATTGGATGAGCATCTCATTGAAATTATCCGTGCTGCCTCTGTTCAGTTTTCTCAAAGAAATGGACACTTGGTCACATTGACATGA
- the LOC101268724 gene encoding BTB/POZ domain-containing protein At1g04390 isoform X3, which yields MRSSSSSKQAADNSRGINGHILTLHQRLYHALNLGTRCCDDKGQKWHYSDIETQRLVVRSVDAFLDSISAESLQHQVVKESVGDIVGAVGSILASKSEATMRLASDVAVKIVRMIPSSMLQPHFSNLIHSLSSLLSFRELRVAISCASALNLILANLTSKREKEVWEILKSTNVVGDLVENVKGYSTENKATEYFQEMASLLSKILWRWPPSRFHVWTDKKLFSTLDTVKLNPDRSIKVAVMQLFSALALCGNGTNKLLEDGEGLVKIMVDSLDSSNPYTVQIEGLRLAQCLMTNEQGCSKIIKLSCEPIVKAIITLMSNWSLDAGKLAKGQMSILVEACRLALITHWEGDHHFYFWKAGVDRVLLRLITGNSDTTQQSLQSLSLQEQIIKLEEVVDTDVLLPLRPFVWDILGCLTANCMEDFFPKMHGNETVFNVLVVCACLAFVDSILTSRQISQGNACHSSESEPASRAVLMMIYSPSKYISSKTRFILSEVLALKGKDYVGYLLDSLKATSSGNKFGIPSNFRLVINLTSLACYSALPKYQKHLIQHGGIDILSSFISWWFDNPVHLNRSSVATHVQNGFSGRTCCWPSPEDWEGEDMLLLFGLVALAELINVENCCGIFQNQMDLRAAFIRDLQEICINNSYSGPRWYAAYILRHLGLYGFPSKFGREFRELLTDNEHSDVELIIKNQEPVRVHGVILLVRCPSLLPPEELLKEKAFDSSFKQDSDSCNRLITKVRLSAHVDCQSLTKLLEYIYSGSFEAGEDLVKKLKILAKHCNLQSLVQLLCGSNLKWGTPFPSFDFTSALEPAGRTLFWRLKLRDQVIRTAVIAPYLFYTCMFTKLYCGQVVSTYEPSFSQECKKAIH from the exons ATGAGGTCGTCGTCTTCTTCAAAGCAAGCTGCAGATAACAGTCGTGGTATTAATGGTCACATCTTGACTCTTCATCAACGCCTTTATCATGCTCTCAATCTCGGCACTAG ATGTTGCGATGACAAGGGTCAAAAGTGGCACTATTCTGATATTGAGACACAAAGACTTGTGGTTCGTTCAGTTGATGCATTTCTTGATAGTATATCTGCTGAATCATTACAACACCAAGTTGTGAAG GAATCAGTTGGTGACATTGTTGGAGCTGTAGGAAGTATTCTAGCATCAAAAAGTGAAGCCACAATGAGACTGGCCTCAGATGTTGCTGTTAAGATCGTCCGCATGATACCAAGTTCAATGCTGCAGCCTCACTTTTCCAATCTCATTCATTCTTTGTCATCCTTGTTAAGTTTCCGGGAATTACGAGTCGCCATATCTTGTGCCTCGgccttgaatttgattttggcAAATCTGACTTCTAAAAGAGAGAAAGAGGTATGGGAGATCTTAAAATCAACAAATGTGGTTGGTGATCTAGTTGAAAATGTAAAAGGATACTCCACTGAAAATAAAGCAACTGAGTATTTTCAAGAGATGGCTTCTCTGCTAAGTAAAATTTTGTGGCGTTGGCCTCCTTCTCGGTTTCATGTTTGGACTGATAAGAAATTGTTTAGTACCTTGGATACTGTCAAGCTCAACCCTGACCGCTCCATCAAAGTTGCTGTTATGCAGCTATTTTCTGCTTTAG CTCTATGCGGCAATGGAACTAATAAGCTTTTGGAGGATGGAGAAGGTCTTGTAAAAATTATGGTGGACAGTTTGGACAGTTCAAACCCGTATACCGTCCAGATAGAGGGATTAAGACTTGCTCAATGTTTAATG ACAAATGAACAAGGATGTTCAAAGATTATTAAATTGTCTTGTGAGCCTATTGTGAAAGCCATTATTACCTTAATGAGTAACTGGAGTTTGGATGCTGGAAAGCTTGCTAAGGGCCAAATGTCCATACTAGTCGAGGCATGTCGTTTAGCTCTGATCACTCATTGGGAAGGGGACCACCACTTCTATTTTTGGAAGGCAGGAGTTGATAGGGTTCTTCTTAGACTTATCACAGGAAATTCTGACACAACTCAGCAGTCTCTACAAAGCTTATCTCTACAAGAACAAATCATCAAGTTAGAAGAGGTCGTTGATACAGATGTTCTTCTTCCACTGAGACCGTTTGTTTGGGATATCCTTGGATGCCTCACAGCAAATTGTATGGAAGATTTCTTCCCAAAGATGCATGGAAATGAGACCGTGTTTAATGTTCTCGTTGTTTGTGCATG CTTGGCCTTCGTGGACTCGATCCTCACCTCTCGCCAAATTTCCCAAGGGAATGCTTGTCATTCATCAGAGAGTGAACCAGCATCTAGAGCAGTCCTTATGATGATTTATTCTCCCAGCAAGTACATTTCTTCCAAAACAAGATTCATACTATCTGAAGTTCTGGCACTGAAGGGAAAAGACTATGTGGGATATTTACTGGATAGTTTGAAAGCCACATCTTCTGGAAACAAGTTTGGAATACCGAGTAACTTTAGACTTGTCATAAACTTGACAAGTCTGGCATGTTATTCAGCTCTGCCAAAATATCAGAAGCATTTAATTCAGCATGGAGGAATAGACATTCTGTCGAGCTTCATTAGTTGGTGGTTTGACAATCCTGTCCACCTAAATAGATCTAGTGTGGCAACTCATGTGCAAAACGGTTTCAGTGGAAGGACTTGTTGCTGGCCTTCTCCAGAAGATTGGGAAGGTGAAgatatgcttttactttttggaCTTGTGGCTCTTGCTGAATTGATAAATGTGGAAAATTGCTGTGGCATCTTTCAGAATCAGATGGATTTGCGAGCTGCTTTTATAAGAGATCTCCAGGAGATCTGCATAAACAATTCTTACTCCGGACCACGATGGTACGCTGCTTATATTCTTCGCCATCTTGGATTATATGGTTTTCCAAGTAAGTTTGGGAGAGAATTTCGGGAGCTCCTTACTGACAATGAGCATTCTGATGTGGAACTTATCATTAAAAATCAGGAACCTGTGCGTGTCCATGGTGTTATTCTTCTGGTTAGATGCCCATCACTATTACCTCCTGAAGAATTGCTTAAAGAGAAAGCATTTGATTCTTCTTTTAAGCAGGACTCAGATTCATGCAATAGGTTAATCACCAAAGTTCGCCTCTCAGCTCATGTTGATTGCCAGTCATTGACGAAGTTATTAGAGTATATTTATTCGGGATCCTTTGAAGCTGGAGAAGACCttgtgaagaagttgaaaattttaGCCAAACATTGCAATTTACAATCTCTAGTACAATTGCTCTGTGGAAGCAATCTGAAATGGGGAACTCCATTCCCAAGCTTTGACTTTACCTCTGCTCTTGAGCCAGCTGGAC GGACATTATTTTGGAGGCTGAAACTTCGGGATCAAGTAATCAGGACTGCAGTTATTGCTCCATATCTGTTTTACACCTGCATGTTCACAAAGTTATACTGTGGCCAAGTTGTGAGTACTTACGAGCCCTCTTTCAGTCAGGAATGCAAGAAAG CCATTCACTGA
- the LOC101244039 gene encoding uncharacterized protein, with product MASACINNVGVSPENFLDCSPTKYKSYGWLSPRISTAVDNPEVIIDPEVSVNEMVDFEFRLEDPVNMLPADELFSDGKLMPLQLPTVRPAAVSTSAGVRSPETPKLRMRNNEISRKDPYLFSPKAPRCSSRWREILGLKKLQNDKHEATKNCSNAHKSLKNFLNRSSKSSTNDSTLHLPLLNKDSDNESISISSSRLSLSSSSSSGHEHDDLPRLSLDSDKPTTQTNHNSNPNPPRIRLVKHRALSSENPVPTRLAGSPINKPPADSTLRGLSIDDSPRMNSSGKIIFHNLGRSSSSPSSFNGAPRYKHGGGVERSYSANVRVTTVLNVPVCSSLRGSSKSGVFGFPLFSSATVNKKHHCNSNTATGHRMK from the coding sequence ATGGCTTCAGCTTGTATAAACAACGTCGGGGTGTCGCCGGAGAATTTTCTCGATTGTTCTCCGACCAAGTACAAGTCATATGGTTGGTTGAGTCCTAGAATATCAACAGCTGTGGATAATCCGGAAGTAATAATAGATCCGGAAGTTTCCGTCAATGAAATGGTGGATTTCGAGTTCCGACTTGAAGATCCGGTGAATATGTTACCGGCGGATGAGCTTTTTTCTGATGGAAAATTAATGCCTCTGCAACTCCCGACGGTTCGTCCGGCGGCTGTATCTACGTCTGCCGGTGTAAGGTCGCCGGAGACGCCGAAACTTCGTATGAGAAATAATGAGATTTCTCGTAAGGACCCGTATCTGTTCTCTCCGAAAGCTCCAAGGTGTTCTAGTCGATGGAGAGAGATTCTAGGGTTGAAGAAATTGCAAAATGACAAGCACGAAGCTACAAAAAATTGCTCCAATGCTCATAAATCTCTGAAGAATTTCCTCAATCGCAGCTCGAAATCATCCACCAATGATTCGACTCTTCATCTTCCTTTGCTCAATAAGGACTCTGATAACGAGTCCATATCAATTTCTAGTTCCCGTTTATCTCTTTCATCGTCTTCCTCTTCCGGCCATGAACACGATGATCTTCCTAGACTTTCTCTTGATTCTGATAAACCAACTACTCAAACAAACCACAATAGCAATCCTAATCCCCCTAGAATCCGATTAGTGAAACATAGAGCTTTGTCGTCGGAAAATCCAGTCCCTACTCGATTAGCTGGAAGCCCAATAAACAAACCACCAGCTGATTCTACTCTCCGGGGACTCTCCATTGATGATAGTCCTCGCATGAATTCTTCAGGGAAGATAATTTTTCACAACTTAGGAAGAAGCTCAAGTAGTCCAAGCAGCTTCAATGGTGCACCAAGGTACAAACATGGAGGTGGGGTGGAAAGGTCCTATTCAGCTAATGTTCGTGTTACTACAGTTCTGAATGTTCCCGTTTGCAGCTCTCTTCGAGGTTCTTCAAAATCTGGAGTTTTTGGGTTTCCCCTGTTTTCTTCTGCTACTGTAAACAAGAAACACCATTGTAACAGCAACACTGCAACAGGCCATAGAATGAAGTAA
- the LOC101259984 gene encoding uncharacterized protein, which translates to MANVAAKVAVIGSGISGAVCASTLAKNGVSVTLFESGRGPGGRMSQRREMTEDGRELHFDHGVPYFSAKNPDVLRLICEWQSKGLVAEWKEKFATFDCDSKQFLDIEQEGLEKKYVGVPGMNSICKSLCQEPGVQSRFGVGVGRLEWLDNEDSWSLTGLNGESLGYFKGVVTSDKSTFSQRFTNVTGKPVPIDMEKFPEISLKMMEIPVNPCFALMLAFEEPLTEIPIRGFSFNSSKVLHRAFCDSSKPGRSRNSERWVLHSTAEYAQDVIAQTGLQKPSSATLMKVAEELFQEFQSTKLSISQAFFKKAHRWGSAFPAISVAENEKCLWDAKKRLAVCGDFCVSPNVEGAIISGLAAAAKCSEVLCRL; encoded by the exons ATGGCAAATGTTGCTGCTAAAGTTGCTGTAATTGGTAGTGGAA TTTCAGGAGCTGTTTGTGCATCTACTTTAGCCAAGAATGGAGTTTCAGTAACCCTTTTTGAATCTGGAAGAGGCCCAGGTGGCCGTATGTCTCAAAGAAG AGAAATGACAGAAGATGGAAGGGAGCTGCATTTTGATCATGGGGTTCCTTATTTCTCAGCTAAGAATCCTGATGTGTTGAGACTTATTTGTGAGTGGCAATCAAAAGGACTTGTTGCAGAATGGAAAGAAAAGTTTGCTACTTTTGATTGTGATTCTAAGCAATTTCTTGATATTGAACAG GAAGGTTTGGAGAAGAAATATGTCGGTGTTCCTGGAATGAATTCAATTTGTAAATCGTTATGCCAGGAGCCTG GAGTTCAAAGTAGGTTTGGGGTAGGCGTTGGGAGGTTGGAGTGGTTGGATAATGAAGATTCATGGTCATTGACGGGTTTAAATGGTGAAAGTCTTGGTTACTTTAAGGGAGTGGTGACATCAGATAAAAGTACATTTTCACAAAGGTTCACTAATGTAACAGGGAAACCTGTACCTATTG ACATGGAAAAATTTCCGGAAATATCGTTGAAGATGATGGAAATTCCTGTTAACCCTTGTTTTGCTCTCATGTTGGCGTTTGAAGAGCCTTTGACAGAG ATACCAATACGAGGATTCTCATTCAACAGCTCAAAAGTTCTACATCGAGCATTCTGTGACAGCAGCAAACCAGGGCGTTCACGCAATAG TGAACGCTGGGTGCTGCATTCCACGGCGGAGTATGCTCAGGATGTTATTGCCCAGACAGGACTTCAGAAGCCTTCCAGTGCAACATTAATGAAAGTAGCTGAAGAACTATTTCAAGAATTTCAAAGCACAAAGCTCAGTATATCTCAGGCATTCTTTAAGAAAGCTCATCGATG GGGCAGTGCTTTCCCAGCAATAAGCGTAGCAGAAAATGAAAAATGCCTTTGGGACGCGAAGAAAAGGCTTGCAGTATGCGGAGACTTTTGTGTTAGTCCAAATGTTGAAGGGGCTATCATTAGTGGCTTGGCTGCTGCTGCAAAATGTTCTGAAGTTCTCTGTCGCTTATAG